GCCGTACAAGAACTTGAGTCCAATATGCTGCAAGTTAATGACGTATGTTACATTAATGATACAATTGGCCTTCATCGTATGGAAAATCCAAGTAAAACTGAACCAGCTGTATCATTACATCTTTATTCACCACCATATTCATCGTGTAATGCCTTTGATAAACAAACCGGTAAAAGAACACCTTGTAAAGTGACATTTTGGTCTAAATATGGAatgcgtaattaattaatgtaagtatttattttttaattgttatttattgttaacttTAGTAAACTAGAAAATTAGTCGAATCGAGAAGAAAGACAACCAATAATTACAAGCAGATTACATAACggcccgatgaaaaaagattttatactattgtataaaattatatacaaaaaatggcccgatccaattgtatacaactgtatagaaatcgtatacaattatatacaaattgtatacaaatctatataattatatacaattttatacaaattatatacgattctatataattatatacaattttatataattatatacaattctatataattgcaatatatagaattgtatataattatatagaattgtatacgatttgtgtagaattgtatacaattggatcgggccattttttctatccaattatatatagtctatatataattatatatagtccatatataattatatatagtccatatataattgatatataattctatacaattgtataaaatcttttttcatcgggggAAATTGAGGCAAGACCgagtattaattatatatccGTAGATCCAATTCTTTTGTTATTGTGATATATGTAGATCAGATTAAtcgaacaaaaaaatgaaactttttgttttccaAAAGATTTCAGGAtctgcatatatatttattagttcgTAGAtctatatattgatatatcgTCTCAATCGATCATTATAGATCTATATAGATCTATGTCTATTAGATAGCAGATTTATATAGATTTCcaaatgtaaattttgtagATCAATATAGATTGACATATATtaatttcatgaattattgACCTgcatatttcaatttattagaATGCAGATTTTTGTAGATCTGATTTTatcaatactaaaatttaaaccATTTCATCTCCAAGAGTATATTCCAGTAAATAACATTAcgcaaatgaaaaaatttatactgatATTAAACGAATTATAAACGATATTAAATGaaccaaataaatttatcatttttattgacaataaCGGCAATATTCATATGTCGTCAGTATTAATATCTCTTTGACGACATCATatggataataataataatgaccaTTGAGATAGAAAAAGGTTATCGTACGCTAATGCAATAATATAGTTGGAAAATAAACAACAACAATTCAATATACCGAGTATCAGTAatcaaaaacaattaaattatcggGGTTATGATTCGAtagtgaaaacaaaaaatataagctTGAGTAATATCTTAAATAAGTAGGAAAAATAACAGATAAAATAAACTGTATGTCAACAAGAAACTATATAGACTTGTCAACACATATTTGCGGAACTTTTCTTTATGAACACACATTAGatatctaataattattaaaagtttttttttcaggtgcTAAGATGACCTCAAACAACGAGTGATCTTTACAGAACGAATAATTGCAAACTATATAACTATCAAAGTATACTTATTTATTGTATAATACTCGCTCAAATAATATTATGagtattagaaataattttaattttattatgtgactattattattttttatcgaataaaactaAACAATATAAAACTATGTGTGTATGTCTATCCTAGCAGCATTCTTAAGACGCGTTTTCATTTGTTTCTCTATTCGCACTCAAGTGGATGAACGGTACTATCTCTGGTCGCACTTGTACACTAAATGGGAACTTCGTTCAAGTTTTTCTCGTAAACAGATggaagttatcaaaaaattgaagtgcATTTCGCTAGCTCATAGAGTAAAGCATCGAGTCTGTGTCTTTATTTTCCGTTTAGGGCTTTTATTTCTTGAGCAAGGCTACATGATCAGTCTTTGACAAGCCTAAGGCAAGATATTTCTGTAAGATATCTTAAGGGGGTATTCTGGTttagaaattcgaaaaaatcgatttttttttttgcatattttCATAGTATAACCCTTCAAGAAAATATCCCTAAAaggatttttcgaaattcgaattattttcgGAGTTACAGTTCATTTTGTGACGCGCCGACAAAACCGTTTCGCAGCCAGGTCGAGCTACTGAGGCTTCTAAGGAAGCTAGAACTGCTAAATCATCTGAAAGAGCTTCACTAAACATGACATTTGAAGTCGAAGAAGGTACTTTGTACGGAGCAGGGATAGCTGATTAATAACAAGTGAGTATAAAACGTCAGTAAACGACTCCGACTGCGCGCGATTAGCCCTCAAACTTTAAACTCCTTTTTCTCGTAACTACTTTTCTGGAAACGGTGTGCATGATATCTTTAATTCTACTTAACCGattcacttgaaattttaCACAGAGCTTCTTTATACATTATAGTATCGCGCTACGAagaggtttaaaaaaatttttttttttttttgtatttttaaaaaattccgaacGACAAAAAAACAGGGAAAAtacgaaacttttttttcaaaccaccgccattttgtgaaaaaaattttctttttcaaaaacgtTTCGTAGTGCGATAACTACACCCTTCCTCATTACGAATTATTCATGGATTCCCATTTCAGGTCATGGGAAGGATTTATATCCTGCACACCAGGACAAGCCATTTTTCCATCAGTCCCCACTGCGCCGACCTgcagttttttgaaatttaattttttttcttatattattaatgttttgtattcttaaaatatcaataaaaagcttagaaaaaaatggatggtaaaaataatttttgtttttttttatcgcgtCCGAAAAAATACCTAAAATTCGGGCTTCTAAACCAGAATACCCCCTTAAGCTAAATCTGTTGTGTAACCCTGATAGCAAGACTTTTTGGTCAGAAAGTTAGTGTCAATTAGTTGTGATCAAGTTGACGATAACTTCAGCCTTTGTAtctgttgactacaagttaCCAACTTTCCCAAAAACTTGGCGATAATCTACTGCCACAACTTGTCACCAACTTTCTGCAAAAATTGAAGGAAACTTTTTGTCAACTAATAAAATGCCAACTTTTGCCACCAATTTTTTCAGCAAGATGGCGTCTAGTTgtcgtcaacttatggaaatgccaaGTTTTGCGATCAGCTTGATGAAAAGTTACAGCAGTAGGTTGTCATTTGCATACCGACAGCTTTGCTATCAAGGAATACTTGGCTAAGATCCTTACGTAAGACTCTTTTGGTCAAActtaatattcataaattatcaCAACGAAAATAAATACTGACGCATctgcatttattattatttattagtatcAGCTGTGAGTTGCACTGACACTGAAAATTAATGCAAATAGAGTTATCCATGCCTTCTTCTGtctcgataaaattattattttttaattttttttctgcattaACAAATGATCGTGCATCTACTGTTTAAACGTTAATAAGAATTGAATGAATAACTATggagattaaaaaaagtaataaaattcgaattttacgatttatttattgttttttcatatctTTATAGAGTTAACAAATTCTTCAATAATCCAGGGGTTGCACACACGAATTAATCGATACTTTAACATATCCTGGCTTACACTCACAACTATTACCTATACaatcagaattttttatgacGCATTGATCTTCTAGCCAACAGAATCCACCTAAAAACGGTACGCAAGATTGATTCAACAATGTGATATGGTTTGGTTTGCAGACACACTTGTTATCATTTGAGCAATCCATGCGTAATGCATCTCTACAATCTGAACGTACAGAGCAATCGGCTAGCAATGAcgctaaaataattataagtaaaaaaaaaaataacgttatAAACAAgaggtaaatttataaatttcattttctcaATTAATTTACACACTTTTTACACACTGGATATCAGACGCTGATAAATATTCGGGTTTGCATTgacatatattatttacacAATTCGAATGTGCAATATAACACTGATCATCGTTTAAACATGATCCTCTGATAACTACAGTGCATGTAAATTCATCTAGTGATATACTATTTCCAAtgcatatacatattttaccATTTGAACATTTtgcgttttttataaatttacagtcTGCATCTGATTCACATGGCATTCCCAATGAAACTTTAACGACAAGAAATGTATCAATTTAagaactatataaattacttGGATTTATATGTTACATAGAATCAAAATTTGCTTGAGTTggtttcataataaaaaaaggtaaaaCATTTATGTTCACCTGGTATACATTCATCACTGGATCGAGCTATAAAACTATAGTTGCATAGACATacgttaaaaaaacaaaaagtattATCTGGAAGGCAATCTTCATTTTTTGAACAGTAACCACCTATAATGGGTTGACAAATTTCATTCAATTCTATGTAAGTTGGTTTACAGATACATGTTTGGTTTTCTGAACAATATCTACGCTCTGAATCGTCACAATCGTTATTTTGACGGCAATAATTTGATTTGGCATAGCATTGTTTTTTTGCCGGACAAAAATGGTATTTTATTGGTTCACATGTTGTTTCATTAATTGAAACATAATTTTCTTTgcaaacacattttttatctatCGAACATTTTGCATGTTTTATAGCCTTACAATCTAAATTACAATCGCAGGTACCCTTCAAACgctctggaaaaaaaaagtaagcaaACAATAAGGAGCTTCTTTCCAATACGttcatttatataattatagtaaCCTGGTATGCAATAATTATCAGACtgatgtaaataattacgtTTACATTGACATTTATTGTCAACGCAAACAGCATTAGATGTTGCACATCCTTCATTGTTCAAACATGGTTCATTTAACAAAGGTGAACACGTTGTCTCATTTAATGCAATGTGATTTTCAATACAAACACATTCGTTATTCTCCGAGCATATTGAATGCATCACATGACCACAGTCGTTATTATTACCACAGTATATCTTAAGATAACCTTGCAATAGAGAAAAGCAAGTAATTGCATGACTCGTATTCCGAACATCCACTATTTGCGGTAAATGTACTTACTTGACAAACATCGGTTATTAGATTGCCGAACGAAGCCATCCGCGCATCGACATACTCTACGAAAACAACGAGAGTACATGGGATGACAATCACTACTTTCCACACAATATTCTCCAATAAGCGCTGCACATGTTTTACTGGTTAACTGTAGATAATTCGATTTGCAAATGCACTTATTGTCGTCAGAACATTTcgcatattttattttactacagTCATGATCTGCTCTACACGCAAGTCCCAATAagacttaataaaaaaatgaaagaatagtaataatataaaatattttttatttatgttccaCATGATGCATACTTACCAGGTAAGCATTTATAATTAGAATCTCGCACATAGTTAAGTTGGCATGAACATTGGTTATTAATACAAGTCGATTCATTCGCGCCACATGTGTCATTGTAACCACAAAATTCTCCCAATAACGGTGCACAAGCTATTTCACTCAGTTTTACATGACTACTgttacaaaaacattttttcctcTTTTCTGAGCATTTGGCGTTCGGTGCCCTTTCGCaatgttgatttttttcacaaaatacGTCTAAAAactctataaaataattacgatCATTTGATATATTTGTAAGCCACTATTGAAAACCGTTATTACCATCAATACATTCATTGTTTGATTGTTCTGTAAAATCGTGATTGCATTGACATGCATGGTTGACACAAACAGAATTATTTGTTATACATTGTTCATCATTCCAACAATATTCACCCAGTAATGGAGCACACATTGTGTTATTAAAAGGAACGTGATTCGATTgacaaatacattttttattttttgaacacTTTGCACTGAATAAATTCCTACAATCGTCATCATATTCGCAATTCCATCCTAACAAAGCTGTAAtcatatagtaataataataataatttattttgaattcaatCCGATGGAACGAATGAATTGTTCGTATGTTTTGTCACCGTTCTTAAAATACACACTTGGTAAACATTGTTTATTGTATAAAGGTGAATAAAAAGCTTCACATTCGCATCGATTATTAATACATTgtgagtttgaaattttacattcgtcatcttttgaacaaaatccACCTATAATTGGCTCACACGATGTTTCATTaaactgcatatgtttatCATCACAAACACATTTAttatcttttgaacaaattccaaattttattttatgacaaTCTTCGTAAACAACGCAAGGCTCTTCcaaatatactattaaatattaaatataactacatataatCTTTTCACACCCATGTTAACTAATATATTATGAAATCAATTTACTTGGATAGCATTTGAATTCTTGATAAACATAATTATGTTTACATCGACACTTTTTATCAATGCAAAGAGAGTTATTAATTGCACAAGGTTCATGGTCTTGACAACTTTGATTGTACATTGGTGCACATACTGTCTGATTGatcgaataataattaatggcaCATGCGCAAACTTTTTCCTTACTACAGATTGagtgatttataaattcattacaATCAGTATCATGACCGCAAGTCATTTGCAAATAAACtgaattattcaaagttagtaacaaatatcgtttctagagattaaaatgttcaaaaataatcgaataTTTACCTCCTATACAACGCGCATTAGATTGAGGATGTAAATTAGGCTTACATTTACATTGATTATCAACACAAAAAGAATCCTTTACTTTACATTCATCATTGGTTTCACAAGGCCCTTCTAAAAGTGGTGCACAAAATGTTGAATTCAATGCAATGGTATTAGCTGTACATTCACATTTGTTATCATACGCCGAACAGTTTGCAAATTTCACTACTTCGCATTTACTATCGTCAGTGCAAGGTTCTCCTAATATCTCTAGAACGTGAAAAAATGTTGATGATAACCAATCAAACTTAGTTCTATTCGATTACTTGATTAGTTATCTAACAAATGGGCTAACTTAGTTTGCATTGATTATTAGACACAGGTAAATAGTTTGCTCTGCACCGACATTTGTTATGAAtacaaatagaattatcaggTGCACACAGTTCATTGTTCACACAATATTCACCTAATAGTGGTGCACACATGGTAAAGttaatttcgatattattagATCTACAGATACACATACTATCTCTTGAACACTTTGAATGCAATATTCCATTACAATCCTCATCTCGTGCACAAAACATTCCTATATAcactgtaataaaaataaaattaccactAATGATACCAGAATCCGTAAAAACACGAAGTTTTTCtcagttatttataaaagtaccTTGCTTTTTACATGAAAACAAACCattgagtttatttatttgacacGTACTCCCTAACTTACAGCACGGTCGTTGGTAGACATGATCGCACTGGATCGAAAttcagttaaaattaaatatataacaaattaAGTTAGCacttaatataattatacttCCCAGATTTATTGATagtcaaattatattatatatgatttaaataaatccgtCTCATATTAAGAATGATAATAATctcgaatatatatatattatatattatattatactaaATATACTTACTTGATCATTGTCCTGTGCGCATTGATAgtcgtaattatttttatacccTAAAATTGTGTTTGCATACAGCAAAATAAGAAGTAAGCCTTGAACCATTTTTGACTTGACCGTTATTAGCAttctcaaaattaattttttgttctattttatttgatttaaaacactttttccaaaattggatatctaaagaataatttcttcATGTGGTAAGAACAAAAAGTGTACTACTTgagtgattaaaaaatactgttataaatatatcctTATCTCTATAAAACTTAATAGTTTCgctcttttttattaatcgttATAATatcaagagatatcgttggaaacaaaaagttgaagaaATCGGTTTTTTCGAGTATTTTTGAAGTGACCATatcgatcaacttcaaaactatttttaatgtatttttagaGCTTAAAAAAGCGTGTCGATTGCTGCAAGAACTATCGCAATCGATTTATTTTCTCGAGAGATATCTTTGTTggcgaaaaaaatattaaaaaacggttttttcgaATACTTTACGATGACAATCGTCCTCATTCCAAATCATATCAGTTTtagaactcgataaatcaCCCTGATTAGAAGAAatgatttgcaatgttaaatacCCATAAGAAgggcgattcaaaagtattcaaagtatttaaaagcattaaaaagtatttaaaattttttttttctaatggtttcaaattttttcttttaataagggcaCGTCGATAGTTGTATCgaacatcaaaatcggtttattcgttcgagagatgtgttttatatttattaatagtttttcattttcgtagTTCAAAGCAGGATGTAActtttttgagctcgaaaatacattCCCAGTGATCTTTCTGAGCTCGAGGTAAAAAACGGCGGCAAATTATCGAGCTGGCCCGCAGAGTTAATTGTTgtctggatttttttttttataggattaataattaaaaacatgtCAATCATTATGTGATGCTATTCACAGAAATAATTGGCaatgcaattgttttttaatttctgtacATAGTGTTAAATACGACATAAATACTTAGAAATAGAACTTAagtcattatattttatttttttatgatgaaaTCAGTTAACTCTTTGGCAATAACAACTATTTGTTAAGATAAAGTGTGTTTTAATAACCGTAGTATTTTGTCacaagaattattattattatcttagcttctgaaaaaataatatatatattgtagtaactggtaacttataattaatgtCACTTATACTACAATAACAACACACTTGAATTAGaaataacaacaccacaattaacagcagtaaaagaaaggcAAGagatatatagtttattgaataCGGATGTATGCTGTTATGttgtcaatataagactgactgactctAGTCGCgtttctataaaacaagagaagaaggcatttgttttctagttattcaaatattttgaagatcagtttcacattcgttacaatatatatacatat
The DNA window shown above is from Microplitis mediator isolate UGA2020A chromosome 1, iyMicMedi2.1, whole genome shotgun sequence and carries:
- the LOC130663055 gene encoding prion-like-(Q/N-rich) domain-bearing protein 25 translates to MQFNETSCEPIIGGFCSKDDECKISNSQCINNRCECEAFYSPLYNKQCLPTLLGWNCEYDDDCRNLFSAKCSKNKKCICQSNHVPFNNTMCAPLLGEYCWNDEQCITNNSVCVNHACQCNHDFTEQSNNECIDEFLDVFCEKNQHCERAPNAKCSEKRKKCFCNSSHVKLSEIACAPLLGEFCGYNDTCGANESTCINNQCSCQLNYVRDSNYKCLPVLLGLACRADHDCSKIKYAKCSDDNKCICKSNYLQLTSKTCAALIGEYCVESSDCHPMYSRCFRRVCRCADGFVRQSNNRCLSSYLKIYCGNNNDCGHVMHSICSENNECVCIENHIALNETTCSPLLNEPCLNNEGCATSNAVCVDNKCQCKRNYLHQSDNYCIPERLKGTCDCNLDCKAIKHAKCSIDKKCVCKENYVSINETTCEPIKYHFCPAKKQCYAKSNYCRQNNDCDDSERRYCSENQTCICKPTYIELNEICQPIIGGYCSKNEDCLPDNTFCFFNVCLCNYSFIARSSDECIPVSLGMPCESDADCKFIKNAKCSNGKICICIGNSISLDEFTCTVVIRGSCLNDDQCYIAHSNCVNNICQCKPEYLSASDIQCVKTSLLADCSVRSDCRDALRMDCSNDNKCVCKPNHITLLNQSCVPFLGGFCWLEDQCVIKNSDCIGNSCECKPGYVKVSINSCVQPLDY